Below is a window of Methanothermobacter thermautotrophicus DNA.
ATTGATGGGGGAGTGTACGTGTGCACCGAGGGCCCCAGATTTGAAACACCTGCAGAGATAAGGATGTTCAGGGCCCTCGGGGGCACCGTGGTTGGCATGACCGGACTGCCAGAGGCCGTCCTTGCAAGGGAGCTTGAGATGTGCTATGCAAGCCTATGCCTCGTATCTAACTATGCTGCATCCATCTCATCCAGCAAGCTCACCATAACAGAGGTCCTTGAGATCATGGATGAGAAGAAACATGAACTCATAGACATCATTGATGCTGCAATCAGAGACCTCAAAATGGAGCAACCATGTCCATGCCCGGATGCTCTCAGAGGTGCAGATATTAATGATGGCTAAGGAGGGGTTATATGAAGGTTTTAATGATATCTGCAAGTCCAAGGAAGAAGAGTAACACCATGATGGTTCTTGAGCACTGCAGGGATGCAATAGAAAACCATGGTGTTGAAACAGAGATAATATCACTCCGTGGTATGAAAATCGAATCCTGCAGAGCCTGTCTTAGCTGTGCAAAGAAGCATCGCTGCAAGATAGATGATGGACTCAACGAGATAATCGACAGGATACGTGAGTCCGAGGGATTCATAGTTGCAACACCAGTCTACTTCGGGACTGCCAGGGGCGACCTGATGGCGGCGCTGCAGCGGATAGGGATGGTTTCAAGGGCCTCAGATGGATTCCTGAGCTGGAAGGTAGGTGGCCCCATTGCAGTTGCAAGGCGCGGAGGCCACACCGCAACGATACAGGAGCTCCTGATGTTCTACTTCATAAACGACATGATAGTGCCCGGTTCAACCTACTGGAACATGGTGTTTGGATGGGCCCCCGGCG
It encodes the following:
- a CDS encoding flavodoxin family protein, with amino-acid sequence MKVLMISASPRKKSNTMMVLEHCRDAIENHGVETEIISLRGMKIESCRACLSCAKKHRCKIDDGLNEIIDRIRESEGFIVATPVYFGTARGDLMAALQRIGMVSRASDGFLSWKVGGPIAVARRGGHTATIQELLMFYFINDMIVPGSTYWNMVFGWAPGEVEDDSEGIETIRRFGENVAELIKRINGGS